Proteins co-encoded in one Malus domestica chromosome 09, GDT2T_hap1 genomic window:
- the LOC103442488 gene encoding transmembrane ascorbate ferrireductase 2-like has product MAAVPVVRFPILRAVRVIGVIVAALVLTWTVHFRGGLALISDNKDLIFNVHPVLMVIGLILLNGEAMLAYKTVSGPKNSKKLVHLMLQFLAFCLSIIGVWAALKFHNDKGIDNFYSLHSWLGLACLFLFTLQWAAGFVTYWFPGGSKHSRANLLPWHVFFGVYTYALAVVTVTTGILEKVTFLQTNQVISRYSTEALLVNSLGILVVVLGGFVILAVITPMNNNKGDVLRGSKE; this is encoded by the exons atggCGGCGGTTCCGGTCGTCCGCTTCCCGATCTTGAGGGCGGTGAGAGTGATAGGAGTGATAGTGGCGGCTCTGGTGCTCACCTGGACCGTTCATTTCCGCGGCGGATTGGCTCTCATCTCCGATAACAAAGATCTTATTTTCAAC GTTCATCCAGTATTGATGGTGATTGGGCTGATACTGTTAAATGGAGAAG CCATGCTAGCATACAAGACAGTTTCAGGACCAAAAAACTCGAAAAAGTTAGTTCATCTTATGCTACAATTCCTTGCCTTTTGCTTAAGCATCATCGGTGTATGGGCTGCTTTGAAGTTCCATAACGATAAGGGCATTGACAACTTCTACAGCCTACATTCGTGGCTGGGTCTAGCTTGCCTATTCCTCTTCACCCTCCAG TGGGCTGCTGGATTTGTAACGTATTGGTTCCCGGGAGGCTCGAAACACAGCAGAGCTAACTTGCTGCCATGGCATGTATTTTTCGGTGTTTATACTTACGCCCTTGCAGTTGTTACTGTAACTACTGGTATATTAGAAAAAGTCACCTTCCTTCAAACCAACCAAGTTATATCACGCTATTCGACGGAGGCCTTGCTCGTAAACTCTCTCGGAATATTGGTCGTTGTTCTGGGAGGTTTTGTTATTCTTGCCGTTATTACTCCGATGAATAATAATAAAGGTGATGTTCTCAGAGGATCAAAAGAGTAA